The Sesamum indicum cultivar Zhongzhi No. 13 linkage group LG6, S_indicum_v1.0, whole genome shotgun sequence genome has a segment encoding these proteins:
- the LOC105164914 gene encoding probable cyclic nucleotide-gated ion channel 14 has protein sequence MECKKEKQVRFQDEEKQNLEVFREKNGAQGREKQLPLYKTSAPLRKSEGGYADKIPKFGRSKVFPEGHEPEKKTVLDPGSETVLKWNRIFLFSCLVSLFVDPLFFYLPSVLNQHNSSCMHIDINLGIIVTCVRTVADIFYLLHVIIKFRTAYVSPSSRVFGKGELVMDLNKIAKRYLKSEFFIDVIAALPLPQIVIWSILPAIRSTHADHTNNALVLIVLLQYIPRLYLIFPLSSQIIKATGVVTKTAWAGAAYNLLLYMLASHVLGAAWYVLSIERLAICWKSACKAEFRSTGCSRNFLDCGTLTHSDRANWVNSTLVFTNCNPDNTTFFNYGIFGNAVAKNVVSSEFLKKYFYCLWWGLQNLSSYGQTLSTSTFIGETLFAILIAILGLVLFAHLIGNMQTYLQSITVRLEEWRLKRRDTEEWMRHRQLPEDLQQRVRRFTQYKWLTTRGVDEESILRALPTDLHRDIKRHLCLDLVRRVPFFSQMDDQLLDAICERLVSSLSTQGTYIVREGDPVSEMLFIIRGTLESSTTNGGRSGFFNSTTLRPGDFCGEELLSWALLPRSTLNLPSSTRTVKALSEVEAFALRAEDLKFVANQFRRLHSKKLQHTFRYYSHHWRTWAACFIQAAWRRHKKRMLAKSLSMQESFNSSHDEELPDESDKEEAPKTVDLSQVKQNLGVTILASRFAANTRRGAQKIKNVELPKLQKPEEPDFSADPDDD, from the exons ATGGAATGCAAGAAAGAGAAGCAAGTTAG GTTTCAAGATGAAGAAAAACAGAATCTTGAGGTGTTCAGGGAGAAGAATGGGGCTCAAGGCCGTGAGAAGCAACTGCCTCTGTATAAAACTTCAGCCCCTTTGCGGAAATCTGAAGGTGGATATGCAGACAAGATTCCTAAGTTTGGCAGGTCGAAGGTTTTCCCAGAAGGTCATGAGCCAGAGAAGAAGACAGTCCTGGACCCTGGAAGTGAGACTGTCTTGAAATGGAACaggattttcttgttttcttgtttggtgTCACTCTTTGTGGATCCCTTGTTTTTCTACCTGCCTTCAGTTCTAAATCAACACAATTCTTCATGTATGCATATAGACATAAATTTGGGGATAATCGTTACCTGTGTTCGGACAGTGGCCGATATATTTTATCTGTTACATGTGATTATAAAGTTTAGGACTGCTTATGTGTCTCCTAGCTCAAGGGTGTTTGGCAAAGGTGAACTTGTTATGGATCTGAACAAGATAGCAAAGAGGTACTTGAAGTCTGAGTTCTTCATAGATGTGATCGCCGCTCTGCCTCTTCCTCAG ATTGTAATATGGTCCATACTACCGGCAATCAGAAGCACCCATGCTGACCATACCAACAATGCGCTGGTGCTAATCGTCCTGCTACAGTATATTCCCAGATTATATCTGATCTTCCCATTAAGTTCTCAAATTATCAAGGCTACTGGAGTTGTCACAAAGACAGCCTGGGCTGGTGCAGCATACAATCTGCTACTATACATGTTGGCAAGCCAT GTGTTGGGGGCTGCCTGGTATGTGCTGTCAATCGAGAGACTTGCAATATGTTGGAAATCGGCTTGCAAGGCTGAATTTAGAAGTACTGGATGCTCTCGTAATTTCCTGGATTGTGGTACTTTGACCCACAGTGACAGAGCAAATTGGGTGAACAGCACGCTTGTCTTCACAAACTGCAATCCTGATAATACTACTTTCTTCAATTATGGAATATTTGGAAATGCTGTTGCAAAGAATGTCGTCTCCTCTGAATTTCTGAAGAAGTACTTCTACTGTTTATGGTGGGGTTTACAGAACTTAAG TTCTTATGGTCAGACATTGTCGACAAGCACTTTTATTGGTGAAACCTTGTTCGCCATACTCATAGCCATCTTGGGGCTTGTTCTGTTTGCCCATTTGATTGGAAATATGCAG ACCTATCTGCAATCTATCACGGTGAGGCTTGAGGAGTGGAGGCTTAAACGGCGAGACACTGAGGAATGGATGAGGCATCGTCAACTCCCAGAAGATCTGCAACAACGTGTCAGGCGCTTTACACAGTATAAATGGCTAACCACAAGAGGAGTCGATGAAGAATCTATCCTGCGTGCCTTGCCCACAGATCTCCATCGTGACATTAAGCGCCACCTTTGTCTAGACCTTGTTCGTCGT GTCCCCTTTTTCTCTCAGATGGATGATCAGCTTCTGGATGCAATATGCGAGCGTTTAGTTTCGTCCTTAAGCACCCAGGGGACTTACATTGTTCGTGAGGGTGATCCTGTGAGTGAGATGCTCTTCATCATCAGGGGGACGTTAGAAAGCTCGACCACCAATGGAGGCCGATCGGGATTCTTCAACTCCACAACATTGAGGCCTGGTGATTTTTGTGGGGAGGAACTGCTGTCATGGGCTTTGCTTCCGAGGTCTACACTAAACTTGCCTTCTTCAACAAGAACTGTGAAAGCCCTAAGTGAAGTGGAAGCATTTGCACTAAGAGCAGAGGACCTTAAGTTTGTGGCCAACCAATTCAGACGGCTCCACAGCAAGAAATTGCAGCACACGTTTCGGTATTACTCCCACCACTGGAGGACGTGGGCTGCCTGTTTCATCCAGGCGGCCTGGCGTCGACACAAAAAGAGAATGCTGGCGAAAAGCCTAAGCATGCAGGAGTCGTTTAATTCATCACATGACGAGGAATTACCTGATGAAAGTGATAAAGAGGAGGCACCAAAAACCGTTGATTTGTCTCAGGTGAAACAGAATCTGGGAGTGACAATACTGGCATCAAGATTTGCTGCCAACACAAGGAGAGGAGCTCAAAAGATTAAGAACGTTGAATTGCCTAAGTTGCAGAAGCCTGAGGAGCCAGACTTCTCAGCTGATCCTGATGATGATTAG
- the LOC105164916 gene encoding serine/arginine-rich splicing factor RSZ22, which produces MSRVYVGNLDPRVTERELEDEFRVFGVIRSVWVARRPPGYAFIDFDDRRDAQDAIRELDGKNGWRVELSHNSRGGGGGGRGGGRGRSGSDLKCYECGEPGHFARECRMRGGSGRRRSRSPPRYRRSPSYGRRSYSPRARSPPRRRSLSPRGRSFSRSPYRGREEVPYANGNGARERRRSRS; this is translated from the exons ATGTCCAGAGTGTATGTTGGGAATCTAGATCCTCGAGTCACGGAACGGGAGCTTGAGGATGAATTTCGCGTTTTTGGAGTCATCAGAAG TGTGTGGGTTGCTAGAAGGCCCCCTGGTTATGCATTCATCGATTTTGATGACCGAAGAGATGCCCAAGACGCCATCAGAGAACTTGATG GTAAAAATGGCTGGAGGGTTGAGCTTTCACACAACTCTAgaggtggaggtggtggtggccGTGGCGGGGGTCGCGGACGGTCTGGTTCTGATTTAAAATGCTATGAATGCGGCGAGCCTGGTCATTTTGCTCGTGAGTGCCGAATGCGGGGAGGTTCTGGAAGGCGTAGGAGTCGCAGCCCCCCTAGATATCGCCGGAGCCCAAGTTATGGTCGAAG GAGTTACAGTCCTCGTGCACGTTCCCCTCCTCGACGACGCAGTTTGTCACCCAGAGGTCGCAGCTTCAGCAGGTCGCCTTATCGCGGACGAGAGGAGGTGCCATATGCCAATGG AAATGGCGCTAGGGAAAGGCGCAGGAGCAGGAGCTGA